Proteins co-encoded in one Methanothermobacter sp. genomic window:
- a CDS encoding nitrogenase component 1, whose translation MEPMSTCKLFGAIRALIGIKNTIPVIHGPRGCAYHIRYLLSVRSGSKIRICSTELSQEDIVFGAENKLEETIITVDRTYKPDLIPILTSCSTSIIGEDIQKVARELKDEINADIITISSGGFESDQSGGYEEVLETLIKDITIPNQTNEKTEKPSINLIGVFRGGPDLLKLKKTLKKIGININCVLTSGSSLEDIKNIPLAHLNYSFCDISGIMPCEILKEEFEMPFIYYPFPMGFSNSLNFFKTLIDHFKLDYPLQKEYDKLKPSIDYFHQKLNGYKAAIIAGPTRAIALTSFVRELGMIPILVSIDLIGKYTLKELEWAIGDAKPKILIEPELREIEKFIEKEKPNIILGGLGESYFSYNFQIPVLDVMHGKELTLGFQGALNISQKILDLIKK comes from the coding sequence ATGGAACCAATGTCCACATGCAAACTCTTTGGAGCTATAAGAGCTCTTATAGGCATAAAGAATACCATACCAGTCATACATGGTCCAAGAGGCTGTGCATATCACATAAGATATCTCCTAAGCGTGAGAAGCGGTTCAAAGATACGAATATGTTCCACCGAATTATCACAAGAAGATATAGTCTTCGGAGCAGAAAATAAATTGGAAGAAACAATTATAACAGTGGACAGAACATACAAGCCCGATTTAATCCCCATTTTGACATCTTGTTCAACAAGTATAATTGGAGAAGATATCCAAAAAGTTGCAAGAGAATTAAAAGATGAGATAAACGCGGATATCATAACTATAAGTTCAGGGGGTTTTGAATCAGATCAAAGTGGAGGATACGAAGAGGTACTAGAAACACTTATAAAAGATATCACAATACCCAACCAAACTAATGAAAAAACAGAAAAACCGTCAATAAACCTTATAGGCGTCTTCAGAGGGGGTCCTGACCTTTTAAAACTTAAGAAAACTCTTAAGAAGATAGGTATAAATATAAACTGTGTGCTTACAAGTGGAAGCAGCCTAGAAGATATAAAAAATATCCCTCTGGCCCACTTAAATTATTCCTTTTGTGACATTTCAGGCATCATGCCTTGCGAAATACTCAAAGAAGAATTTGAAATGCCATTCATCTATTATCCATTCCCCATGGGATTTTCAAATTCATTAAATTTTTTCAAAACACTCATAGACCATTTCAAATTAGATTATCCCCTCCAAAAAGAATATGATAAATTAAAACCCTCTATTGATTATTTCCACCAAAAACTCAATGGTTACAAGGCCGCTATAATCGCAGGACCCACAAGAGCCATAGCTTTAACCTCCTTTGTCAGAGAACTTGGAATGATACCCATATTAGTATCGATAGACTTGATCGGAAAATATACGCTAAAAGAACTTGAATGGGCTATCGGAGATGCAAAACCAAAGATACTCATCGAACCAGAGCTTAGAGAGATTGAAAAGTTTATAGAAAAGGAAAAACCCAACATAATTTTGGGAGGCTTAGGAGAATCATATTTTTCTTATAACTTTCAAATTCCAGTTTTAGATGTAATGCACGGAAAAGAATTAACATTGGGCTTCCAAGGGGCCCTCAACATTTCACAAAAAATACTTGATTTAATTAAAAAATAA
- a CDS encoding DUF1786 domain-containing protein: MKILAIDIGVGTQDIMLYNSKHNIENSIKMVLPSPTKILANKIRKTKQNLFLTGNTMGGGPITFAIKDHLKEGYKITMTPEAARTIKDNLQKVKKMGIKISKENPKDWKTIKLTDINIKALKTALSNLNIKLEFDHLAIAVQDHGHSEKMGDRDFRFHKIKEKLKKPTSPEEFAYPNKIPKYFTRMNSIKKSLKKYNPLLMDSKFAAITGALQDTKIIEHEKLVVLDVGNGHTLAATIKNGKIMGLMEHHTKMLNPDKIEKLIKKLVNGTLTHSQVHGDGGHGAHIINAIETFEKVVVTGPQRRLLDKTNLPVYHATPAGDVMMTGPVGLIKSVIYHRGEHP; this comes from the coding sequence ATGAAAATACTCGCAATCGATATAGGAGTAGGAACACAAGACATAATGTTATACAATTCAAAACATAATATAGAAAATTCAATCAAAATGGTACTACCATCCCCCACAAAAATCCTCGCCAACAAAATAAGAAAAACCAAACAAAACTTATTCCTAACAGGAAACACAATGGGTGGCGGGCCAATAACATTTGCAATCAAAGATCATCTCAAAGAAGGATACAAAATAACAATGACACCAGAAGCAGCAAGAACAATAAAAGATAACCTCCAAAAAGTAAAAAAGATGGGTATAAAGATATCAAAAGAAAACCCGAAAGACTGGAAAACAATCAAACTCACAGACATCAACATAAAAGCACTAAAAACAGCCCTATCAAATCTAAACATCAAACTAGAATTTGACCACCTCGCAATCGCAGTCCAAGATCACGGACACTCAGAAAAAATGGGAGACAGGGACTTCAGATTCCATAAAATAAAAGAAAAACTCAAAAAACCCACATCACCTGAAGAATTCGCATACCCAAATAAAATCCCCAAATACTTCACCAGGATGAACTCAATCAAAAAAAGTTTAAAAAAATACAATCCATTACTCATGGACTCAAAATTCGCAGCCATAACAGGCGCACTCCAAGACACCAAAATCATAGAACATGAAAAACTTGTAGTACTAGATGTTGGCAACGGCCACACATTAGCTGCGACCATCAAAAACGGTAAAATCATGGGGCTTATGGAACACCACACAAAAATGTTAAACCCTGATAAAATCGAAAAACTCATCAAAAAATTAGTAAACGGAACCCTCACACACTCCCAAGTCCATGGAGACGGTGGCCATGGAGCACATATAATCAATGCCATAGAAACATTTGAAAAAGTGGTGGTAACAGGACCACAACGCAGATTACTTGACAAGACGAATCTTCCAGTATATCATGCCACCCCTGCAGGAGACGTGATGATGACAGGACCGGTTGGACTCATAAAAAGTGTAATATATCATCGGGGAGAACATCCATGA
- a CDS encoding PQQ-binding-like beta-propeller repeat protein, translating into MKNKEIIIGFLITCVVLGPVSAVDWPMFHGNPEHTGFLEEPSDFAPHPWTAKIGPVNASLAIFNKLAYIGSLDGKIYAIDLEDGIILWDYKTGASIVSSPAVKNNTLFVGSKDGYLYAIDTETGELKWKFKTGNSIESSPAVSNDTVYIGSDDCRIYAIDMETGSKKWDLYLGDSIKSSPLLVNDTLYVAATNGRLYAIGTENGTEIWNYTTGDAIYSTPAFYNGTVYVASNDGHIYAFNATDGTIEWKYNIGDKVYSSPTIDERDNSLFIGADNGNFTCLDTRDGRLKWSYQAGGSIKSTAALFDDYVTLGSDDGTLYVLNKYSGKEEWKYSPGYYLFNSPIRSSPIVYGKTIYFASENGYLYSLDSEKREGPTPIFAYYILGMFIIIIGIIICVKILSR; encoded by the coding sequence ATGAAAAACAAGGAAATAATCATAGGATTCCTAATAACATGTGTTGTTCTTGGTCCTGTGTCCGCTGTTGATTGGCCTATGTTCCATGGTAACCCCGAACATACAGGTTTTTTAGAAGAACCTAGTGATTTCGCCCCTCACCCATGGACAGCAAAAATAGGACCAGTTAATGCTTCATTAGCAATATTTAATAAGCTAGCATATATCGGATCCTTAGATGGTAAAATATATGCAATAGATCTTGAGGATGGTATAATCCTCTGGGATTATAAAACTGGGGCAAGTATAGTGTCATCACCAGCAGTGAAAAATAACACTTTATTTGTAGGTTCGAAGGACGGGTATCTTTATGCTATAGATACAGAAACTGGCGAACTGAAATGGAAATTTAAAACAGGCAATTCTATAGAATCTTCTCCAGCGGTTTCAAATGACACTGTCTATATTGGATCGGACGATTGTCGTATTTATGCTATAGACATGGAAACTGGTTCAAAAAAATGGGATCTCTACCTTGGCGATTCTATAAAATCCTCACCTTTACTTGTAAATGATACATTATACGTCGCAGCTACAAATGGGAGATTATATGCAATTGGGACAGAAAACGGAACAGAAATATGGAATTACACTACAGGAGACGCTATCTATTCGACTCCAGCTTTCTATAATGGGACGGTTTACGTCGCGTCAAATGACGGCCACATCTATGCTTTTAATGCTACTGATGGGACGATAGAGTGGAAATACAATATTGGCGATAAAGTTTATTCATCTCCCACCATAGATGAAAGGGATAACAGCCTGTTCATCGGAGCTGATAATGGAAACTTCACATGCCTTGACACTAGGGATGGGCGATTAAAGTGGTCATACCAAGCTGGAGGTTCTATAAAATCTACAGCAGCCCTTTTTGACGATTATGTGACTTTAGGTTCGGATGATGGCACACTATATGTTTTGAATAAATATAGTGGAAAAGAAGAATGGAAATATTCACCAGGCTATTATCTGTTTAATTCACCAATAAGGTCCTCCCCAATAGTTTATGGGAAGACAATATATTTCGCATCAGAAAATGGATACCTATACTCTCTTGATAGTGAAAAAAGGGAAGGTCCAACGCCAATATTCGCATATTATATTCTTGGGATGTTCATAATCATAATTGGAATCATAATATGTGTGAAAATATTGAGCAGATAA
- a CDS encoding PHP domain-containing protein — protein sequence MILDPHIHSIYSGDAKGTPRQIIKRARRIGLDAIAIADHDTMQGSRVAEKEAKNFKDIIVVPAMEISTSKGHILALGIQDEIKKGVTPQEAVDSIHEQGAIVIIPHPFVRYREGLFVNVQDLKFDAIETLNSRYIFGYSNWRARRLAKEKNLPMIGSSDAHFIAAIGTCFTQIDSEPNIDDILTAILKGRTKPMGSRTPLHLILKEVINKKIKRI from the coding sequence ATGATACTTGACCCACATATCCATAGTATATATTCCGGTGATGCGAAGGGAACACCCAGACAGATAATCAAAAGAGCAAGGAGGATAGGCCTTGATGCGATAGCAATCGCAGACCATGACACTATGCAAGGTTCAAGGGTCGCTGAAAAAGAAGCTAAAAATTTCAAGGACATCATAGTAGTGCCTGCAATGGAGATAAGCACATCTAAAGGTCATATTTTAGCCCTTGGCATCCAAGATGAAATAAAAAAGGGTGTTACACCCCAAGAAGCTGTTGATAGTATACATGAACAAGGGGCTATTGTAATAATCCCTCACCCTTTTGTAAGATACAGAGAAGGCCTTTTTGTGAATGTCCAAGATTTAAAGTTTGATGCTATAGAAACTTTGAACTCCCGTTATATTTTCGGTTATTCAAATTGGAGAGCTAGAAGACTCGCAAAGGAAAAGAACCTTCCAATGATAGGTTCAAGTGACGCCCATTTTATAGCGGCCATCGGAACTTGCTTCACACAAATAGATTCCGAGCCAAATATAGATGATATACTTACCGCCATATTAAAAGGGAGAACCAAGCCCATGGGGAGTAGAACACCTTTACACCTCATATTAAAAGAAGTAATTAACAAAAAAATTAAAAGAATCTAA
- a CDS encoding 2-isopropylmalate synthase — protein sequence MSIEEVKYIDEVKNEMKLPGKVRIFDTTLRDGEQTPGVALTVDEKISIAKKLDQLGVNIIEAGFPAASPGEKNAVKNIASLSLDANICGLARVLKKDLDEALACDVDYIHTFIGTSPIHRKYKLKMDKEEILQKAIFAVEYARDHGVKVEFSAEDATRTEFDYLLKIYKAVEDAGAHIINVPDTVGVMIPRAMEHLIGKLNENLKVPLSVHCHNDFGLAVANSLAAVEAGATQVHVTINGLGERAGNAALEEVVMALIVHYGIPVDIKTKKLVDISEFVSKITGVKMPPNKAITGENAFAHEAGIHVHGVKEKAETYEPIKPEMVGHKRRIVLGKHTGTKAIKSKLEEHGIEMNDEQIQMLYEQVKELGDKGKRVTDADLKAMAITILGRAPEEIVKLEGIAVMTGESVMPTATVKLRIKDKIKTAAKTGVGPVDAAINAIHSLVSETADIELEEYNIEAITGGTNALAEVFVVMSDKEGNKATGRSTREDIVMASVEAVLDAINKILTLK from the coding sequence ATGTCCATAGAGGAAGTGAAATACATAGATGAAGTGAAAAATGAAATGAAGCTCCCAGGAAAAGTTAGAATATTTGATACAACATTAAGAGATGGTGAACAAACACCTGGAGTAGCCCTTACAGTAGATGAAAAAATTAGTATAGCCAAGAAATTAGATCAGCTGGGAGTGAACATAATAGAAGCCGGTTTTCCAGCCGCTTCTCCAGGTGAAAAAAATGCTGTGAAAAATATCGCATCACTTTCATTAGACGCGAACATCTGTGGCTTGGCAAGAGTATTAAAAAAGGATCTTGACGAGGCACTAGCTTGTGATGTGGACTACATCCACACATTCATTGGCACATCACCCATCCATAGAAAATACAAACTCAAAATGGATAAAGAGGAAATCCTCCAAAAAGCAATATTTGCAGTTGAATACGCAAGAGATCATGGAGTTAAAGTAGAATTCTCAGCCGAAGATGCCACAAGAACAGAATTTGATTATCTGCTCAAAATTTACAAGGCTGTGGAAGACGCTGGAGCTCACATTATAAACGTCCCAGATACAGTAGGCGTCATGATACCACGCGCCATGGAACACCTTATAGGGAAACTAAATGAAAACCTTAAGGTACCATTAAGTGTCCACTGCCACAACGATTTCGGACTCGCAGTCGCAAATTCACTCGCAGCAGTAGAAGCAGGGGCAACCCAAGTACATGTCACCATTAACGGACTAGGAGAAAGGGCGGGCAACGCAGCCCTAGAAGAGGTTGTCATGGCCCTAATCGTACACTATGGAATCCCAGTGGATATAAAGACCAAAAAACTTGTTGACATTTCAGAATTCGTTTCAAAGATCACAGGAGTTAAAATGCCACCCAATAAGGCTATTACAGGTGAAAACGCATTTGCTCATGAAGCAGGGATCCACGTACATGGCGTGAAAGAAAAGGCCGAAACATACGAGCCTATAAAACCAGAAATGGTAGGACATAAAAGGAGAATAGTCCTGGGCAAACATACGGGTACAAAGGCTATAAAATCAAAACTAGAAGAACATGGCATAGAAATGAACGATGAACAGATCCAAATGCTTTACGAACAAGTGAAAGAACTCGGTGATAAGGGTAAACGGGTGACAGACGCAGACCTTAAGGCAATGGCCATCACGATCTTAGGACGCGCACCAGAGGAAATAGTCAAACTAGAAGGTATAGCAGTGATGACAGGAGAAAGCGTGATGCCAACAGCGACAGTAAAACTCAGAATCAAAGACAAGATCAAAACAGCGGCAAAAACGGGGGTAGGACCAGTTGACGCGGCCATAAATGCCATTCACAGCTTAGTGAGTGAAACTGCTGATATAGAATTGGAAGAATATAATATAGAGGCCATAACAGGGGGCACAAATGCACTCGCAGAAGTTTTTGTGGTGATGAGTGACAAAGAAGGCAATAAAGCAACAGGAAGGTCAACGAGAGAAGATATTGTAATGGCTAGTGTAGAAGCAGTCCTAGACGCCATAAACAAAATACTCACCCTAAAATGA
- a CDS encoding DUF63 family protein encodes MLAHKDILDPIIKFLQENFFYLHPGYTLFNTIVFGLVLGLVVLIIIRMFKWIKKDPRDLFLPIIPFIFLGSGARALVDNGVYPLTLFLVTPGIYIIVGLTAIVTLLASVKLEEKFGWNYKHIIFLTGLILSIPNIIYLKPFNLTPFLSILAIWLAFTSIFAILGLRWDLLNDKDNLAVLSVHLFDASTTFVAVDFYGYWEQHVLPTFLTNITNTAFVMFPLKILVILTVLYLIEGFEDKYVKNTLKISIFILGLAPGLRNFLSLCMAT; translated from the coding sequence ATGTTAGCCCACAAAGACATTCTAGATCCTATTATAAAATTTTTACAGGAAAATTTTTTCTACCTTCATCCAGGTTATACCCTATTTAACACTATAGTATTTGGTCTGGTTCTTGGCCTGGTGGTATTAATTATAATAAGGATGTTTAAGTGGATTAAAAAAGATCCTAGGGATCTTTTTTTACCAATCATCCCCTTTATATTTTTAGGATCTGGTGCAAGGGCCTTGGTTGATAATGGTGTTTATCCACTTACACTTTTTCTTGTCACGCCAGGAATTTATATTATAGTAGGTTTAACAGCGATAGTAACCCTGTTAGCATCTGTTAAACTCGAGGAGAAATTTGGATGGAATTATAAACATATAATATTCTTGACTGGCCTTATACTTTCAATCCCAAACATTATATACTTAAAACCATTTAATCTCACACCTTTCTTAAGTATATTGGCTATATGGTTGGCTTTCACAAGTATTTTCGCGATCTTGGGGTTGCGATGGGATCTTCTGAACGATAAGGACAATTTGGCTGTTTTATCAGTCCATTTATTTGATGCTTCCACAACCTTTGTCGCTGTTGATTTTTATGGTTACTGGGAACAACATGTACTGCCAACCTTCCTTACAAACATTACCAACACAGCCTTTGTAATGTTCCCATTAAAAATATTAGTAATATTAACTGTGCTATATCTTATTGAAGGTTTCGAAGATAAATACGTGAAAAACACTTTGAAAATTAGTATATTCATCTTGGGCCTCGCCCCTGGACTTAGAAATTTCCTAAGTCTTTGCATGGCAACATAA
- the albA gene encoding DNA-binding protein Alba encodes MSEENVVYIGNKPVMNYVLAVVTQMNGGADEVILKARGRAISRAVDVAEIVKNRFIPDIEVANIDISTEEIIGNEGTATNVSAIEIQLRK; translated from the coding sequence ATGTCAGAGGAAAATGTTGTATACATTGGAAACAAACCCGTCATGAACTATGTGTTGGCCGTTGTAACCCAAATGAACGGCGGAGCTGATGAGGTGATATTAAAAGCCCGAGGCAGGGCTATAAGCCGGGCTGTTGATGTCGCCGAGATTGTGAAAAACCGTTTCATACCGGACATTGAAGTTGCCAACATTGATATTTCCACAGAGGAAATCATTGGTAACGAAGGAACAGCCACCAACGTTTCAGCAATTGAAATCCAGTTAAGAAAATAG